A single window of Ignavibacteriota bacterium DNA harbors:
- a CDS encoding response regulator: protein MKILIAEDDAVSKLVLMTKLQSMKFHVIAANDGREGWELYRAEHPDVVITDWMMPFIDGLEFTRMIRADRRPVYPYVIILTALGGKGSYLEGMNAGADDFITKPFDFESLNARLRVAERPRAPYGGCRTRGSLVVRSAAASSMPTQWETVQEHVARISENHVASRKCPECATRNG from the coding sequence ATGAAGATACTCATAGCTGAAGACGATGCGGTCTCGAAACTTGTCCTGATGACCAAGTTGCAGTCGATGAAGTTTCATGTCATCGCGGCCAACGACGGCCGGGAAGGATGGGAACTCTACCGCGCGGAACACCCGGATGTCGTCATCACCGATTGGATGATGCCGTTCATCGACGGGCTTGAGTTCACGCGCATGATCCGGGCAGATCGCAGGCCCGTGTATCCGTATGTCATCATCCTCACTGCTCTGGGCGGGAAGGGGAGTTACCTCGAGGGGATGAACGCCGGAGCGGATGATTTCATCACCAAGCCCTTCGATTTCGAATCGCTGAACGCACGCCTTCGTGTCGCCGAGCGGCCTCGCGCTCCATACGGAGGTTGCCGAACCCGGGGCTCGCTTGTCGTCCGGAGTGCCGCCGCATCCAGCATGCCGACACAATGGGAGACCGTGCAGGAGCACGTCGCGCGGATCTCCGAGAACCACGTTGCTTCGAGGAAGTGCCCCGAGTGCGCCACACGG